One Oceanotoga teriensis DNA segment encodes these proteins:
- the bioA gene encoding adenosylmethionine--8-amino-7-oxononanoate transaminase, with amino-acid sequence MKENHIWYPCTQMKEIDLNPLPNIKKAKGSWLIDKNNNKYLDAISSWWVNLFGHNNPEIKKAINRQLNKFEHIIFSNFTHDPAIKFTDELVKVLPKGLEKVLFSSDGSSAVEMALKLSFQYHKQTNNRQKNKFISITNSYHGETIGALSVGNIDIFTKTYKPLIKQNITIQGPECTNCIYKKNRLNCNAECFENIEKEVQKNHKKISAIIIEPMVQCAAGMKIYNKTYLKKIRDICNQYNINLIADEIAVGFGRTGKMFACEHANISPDIITLSKGITGGFLPLSVTVCTKKIYDAFYDDYEKNKSFLHSHSYSGNPIACAAALETLKIFKNQQILNKINQKSLYMQKQIEQNLNNIPKLKEYRHIGLIHVIEINNKNPRFNYEIHKKALKKGLLIRPIGNNIYFMPPYTIKNEEIDFIIHISSEILKK; translated from the coding sequence ATGAAAGAAAATCATATATGGTATCCATGTACTCAAATGAAAGAAATTGATTTAAACCCTCTTCCAAATATAAAAAAAGCAAAAGGATCATGGCTAATAGATAAGAATAATAATAAATATCTCGATGCAATATCTTCATGGTGGGTAAATCTTTTTGGACACAATAATCCAGAAATAAAAAAAGCCATAAATAGACAGTTAAATAAATTTGAACACATAATATTTTCAAACTTTACCCATGATCCCGCAATAAAATTTACAGATGAACTTGTAAAAGTACTTCCAAAAGGATTAGAAAAAGTATTATTTTCTTCTGATGGTTCATCAGCTGTAGAAATGGCTTTAAAACTATCTTTTCAATACCATAAACAAACAAATAATAGACAAAAAAATAAATTCATTTCAATAACTAACAGTTATCATGGTGAAACCATAGGAGCTTTAAGTGTAGGAAATATAGACATATTTACAAAAACCTATAAACCATTGATAAAGCAAAATATAACTATACAAGGACCCGAATGCACAAACTGTATATATAAAAAAAACAGACTAAATTGTAATGCTGAATGTTTTGAAAATATAGAAAAAGAAGTACAAAAAAATCATAAAAAAATTTCAGCAATAATAATAGAGCCAATGGTACAATGTGCAGCTGGAATGAAAATTTACAACAAAACATATTTAAAAAAGATAAGAGATATATGTAATCAATACAATATAAATTTAATAGCTGATGAAATTGCCGTTGGGTTTGGAAGAACTGGAAAAATGTTTGCTTGTGAACATGCAAATATAAGTCCCGATATAATAACCCTTTCAAAAGGTATAACAGGTGGATTTCTTCCTTTATCTGTTACAGTATGTACCAAAAAAATATATGATGCATTTTATGATGATTATGAAAAAAACAAATCATTCTTACATTCTCATTCATACTCTGGAAATCCTATTGCATGTGCAGCTGCTCTCGAAACTTTAAAAATATTCAAAAACCAACAAATTCTAAACAAGATAAATCAAAAATCTTTATATATGCAAAAACAAATAGAACAAAATTTAAACAATATTCCTAAATTAAAAGAATATAGACATATAGGTTTAATTCATGTGATAGAAATAAATAATAAAAACCCAAGATTTAATTATGAAATTCATAAAAAAGCTTTAAAAAAAGGGCTATTAATAAGACCTATTGGAAATAATATATATTTTATGCCACCGTATACAATAAAAAATGAAGAAATTGATTTTATAATACATATATCCTCTGAAATATTGAAAAAATAA
- a CDS encoding ABC transporter permease: MFKDAVVIFKKELKNIFKEKRTIFSLFFLPLLLMPLIFTSIGYVSQLQEKDAEERVYNIVIENIEDSEFLSILDRSLNFKVVDQYSPEEDLKIVFPNNFNPGDKASIKVFYNSNSTKNQHAFDVIRNSISEYENYLTDKKLSSYNLSLNKLNTLSIEEVDTAPEEAKGNFFLSVLIPYMILIYVFSGAMSIALDTTAGEKERGSLASLLVNQVSRTSIAMGKVMYVVFSGLLNAISSFAGLVLAFSLNSLLFGSGEMGSIQIFSLSNIIALLVSLLALAGIAASLFVYLGSLAKNLQQASGYISPIYILVIVAGVVTMQMDTTKNLVIYFIPVINSIFSLKDILLNQMSILSFSISIIVNVGFISLLIYATSKLFNTEKILNTVS; the protein is encoded by the coding sequence ATGTTTAAAGATGCTGTTGTTATTTTCAAAAAAGAATTAAAAAATATTTTTAAAGAAAAAAGAACTATTTTTTCTTTATTTTTTCTTCCACTCTTACTCATGCCTTTGATATTTACTTCAATAGGTTATGTTAGCCAACTTCAAGAAAAAGATGCCGAAGAAAGGGTTTATAATATTGTCATTGAAAATATAGAAGATTCAGAGTTTTTGAGTATTTTGGATAGATCTTTAAACTTCAAAGTTGTTGATCAATATTCACCAGAAGAAGATTTAAAAATAGTATTTCCAAATAATTTTAATCCTGGTGATAAGGCGAGTATTAAAGTGTTTTATAATTCTAATTCAACTAAGAATCAACATGCTTTTGATGTTATAAGAAATTCTATTTCTGAATATGAGAATTATCTAACAGATAAAAAATTATCTTCTTATAACCTCAGTTTAAATAAATTAAATACTTTGAGTATAGAAGAGGTTGATACAGCTCCAGAAGAGGCAAAAGGAAACTTTTTTCTCTCTGTTTTAATACCATATATGATTTTGATATATGTTTTTTCAGGTGCAATGAGTATAGCACTTGATACTACTGCAGGTGAAAAAGAACGTGGTTCTCTTGCCTCTTTACTTGTTAATCAGGTTTCAAGAACTTCTATAGCTATGGGAAAAGTCATGTATGTTGTTTTTTCAGGTCTTTTAAATGCCATATCTTCTTTTGCGGGACTTGTATTGGCTTTTTCTCTTAATTCTCTATTATTTGGTTCTGGTGAAATGGGAAGTATACAAATTTTTTCTTTATCTAATATAATAGCCTTACTCGTATCTTTACTTGCTTTAGCTGGTATAGCTGCTTCATTATTTGTTTATCTTGGCAGTCTTGCAAAAAATTTACAACAGGCATCTGGATATATATCTCCCATATATATTTTAGTTATAGTAGCAGGGGTTGTTACTATGCAAATGGATACAACTAAGAACCTTGTTATTTATTTTATACCTGTTATAAATTCTATATTTAGTCTTAAAGATATATTATTAAATCAAATGAGCATTTTAAGCTTTAGTATAAGTATTATAGTTAATGTTGGATTTATTTCTTTATTAATTTATGCAACTTCAAAATTATTTAATACAGAAAAAATTCTTAATACTGTTTCTTAA
- the bioB gene encoding biotin synthase BioB, with protein MIKKLFEKVLQNIAINKEEAIYLINSDSEELYYYANKIKNYFCDDKVDLCSIINAKSGNCTENCKYCAQSAKYKTNIKIFPMIKHEKILSEAKKIEKNNIKKFSIVISGKTPSNKDFKDILKIYTKLKKETNLELCGSLGLLTYEMALELKKIGISTLHNNLETSKDYFSKICTTHTYEDKINTIKNIQKANIKVCSGGIIGLGESITDRINLAFELKKLNIKSIPINILTPIKGTPLNNIKILSKKEILNTISTFRFINPKSNIRFAGGRQLLSDNGKKGLLSGANAILTGNYLTTTGSNITKDINMIKECELKI; from the coding sequence TTGATAAAAAAATTATTTGAAAAAGTATTACAAAATATTGCCATAAATAAAGAAGAAGCAATTTATTTAATAAATTCTGATTCAGAAGAACTATACTATTATGCAAATAAAATAAAAAATTATTTTTGTGATGATAAAGTAGATCTTTGTAGCATAATAAATGCAAAATCTGGAAATTGCACTGAAAATTGTAAATATTGTGCTCAATCGGCTAAGTACAAAACAAATATAAAAATTTTTCCTATGATAAAACACGAAAAAATACTTTCTGAAGCTAAAAAAATAGAAAAAAATAATATTAAAAAATTTTCAATAGTGATAAGCGGGAAGACTCCTTCAAATAAAGATTTTAAAGATATTTTAAAAATATATACAAAATTAAAAAAAGAAACAAATTTAGAGCTTTGTGGCTCTCTTGGATTATTGACTTATGAAATGGCTTTAGAACTTAAAAAAATTGGTATATCTACCCTACATAATAATCTTGAAACTTCAAAAGATTACTTTTCTAAAATATGTACTACTCATACATATGAAGATAAAATAAACACTATAAAAAATATTCAAAAAGCAAATATAAAAGTTTGTTCTGGTGGAATAATAGGTCTTGGAGAATCTATAACAGATAGAATAAATTTAGCTTTTGAACTTAAAAAATTAAATATAAAATCAATACCAATAAATATCCTGACACCCATAAAAGGAACTCCTCTAAATAATATAAAAATATTATCAAAGAAAGAAATTCTAAATACCATATCAACATTCAGATTCATAAATCCAAAATCTAATATAAGATTTGCTGGTGGAAGACAATTATTATCAGACAATGGGAAAAAAGGATTATTATCCGGAGCTAATGCCATTTTAACGGGAAATTATTTAACAACAACTGGAAGTAATATAACAAAAGATATAAATATGATAAAAGAATGTGAATTAAAAATATGA
- a CDS encoding DJ-1 family glyoxalase III: MKKLIVFLADGFEEIEALTIVDVLRRAGVETDICSIKNKEVIGAHNIKIIADKTLDEINENDYSSLYLPGGMPGAENLKNNEKLINIIKKFDKENKKIFAICAAPIVLSKANVLKKEATSYPSFKEQIKIENYSEKPFVIDENIGTSRGPATALEFSFQILKELGFSKEAEELKISMLYNYFINQKNSEK, encoded by the coding sequence ATGAAAAAACTAATAGTATTTTTAGCAGATGGTTTTGAAGAAATAGAAGCTTTAACTATAGTTGATGTTTTAAGAAGAGCCGGAGTAGAAACAGACATATGTTCAATAAAAAATAAAGAAGTTATTGGAGCTCATAATATAAAAATAATAGCAGATAAAACCTTAGATGAAATAAACGAAAATGACTATTCCTCATTATACTTACCCGGAGGCATGCCTGGAGCAGAAAACCTAAAAAACAATGAAAAATTAATAAATATAATAAAAAAATTTGATAAAGAAAACAAAAAAATATTTGCAATATGCGCTGCCCCAATAGTACTCTCAAAAGCAAATGTACTAAAAAAAGAAGCCACATCATACCCATCATTCAAAGAACAGATAAAAATTGAAAATTATTCAGAAAAACCCTTTGTAATAGATGAAAATATAGGTACTTCAAGAGGTCCTGCCACCGCTTTAGAATTTTCTTTTCAAATATTAAAAGAACTAGGTTTTTCAAAAGAAGCCGAAGAATTAAAAATAAGCATGCTCTATAATTATTTTATAAATCAAAAAAACTCTGAGAAATAA
- a CDS encoding TIGR00366 family protein, whose translation MFKKFSNACVNLVQKYLPDAFIFAIFLTFLTWILGMIFTQQGPIDMIVHWGSGFWKLLAFSMQMALVLVTGHALASSPPIKKFLISLTKFIKTPTQAILAVSFVSAIACWLNWGFGLVIGALYAKEIARKVKDVDYRLLIASAYSGFLVWHGGISGSIPLTLATSTANLAEMTSGAISEAIPVSNTIFSPLNIFISVSLILILPFINRAMHPDADKVVSVDSDLLKENEEIEINNKDMTPADKIENSKIISIILGLFGIIYIIYHFYTNGFDLNLNIVNFIFLTVGIVFHQTPKRYINAVKEAVKGASGIILQFPFYAGIMGMMVGANSAGVSLAGLISHWFVSISNPTTFPLFTFLSAGIVNFFVPSGGGQWAVQAPIMMPASIELGVSTAKTGLAIAWGDAWTNMIQPFWALPALGIAGLGARDIMGFCIVDLLCSGLIITVSMLIF comes from the coding sequence ATGTTTAAAAAGTTTAGTAATGCTTGTGTTAATTTGGTTCAGAAGTATTTACCAGATGCATTCATATTTGCGATTTTTTTAACTTTTTTAACATGGATTCTCGGAATGATTTTTACTCAACAAGGTCCAATAGATATGATAGTTCATTGGGGTTCAGGATTTTGGAAATTATTGGCTTTTTCTATGCAAATGGCTTTAGTTCTTGTCACGGGACATGCACTTGCAAGTTCACCACCGATAAAGAAATTTTTGATAAGTCTTACCAAATTTATAAAAACACCGACACAAGCTATATTAGCCGTTTCTTTTGTTTCAGCTATAGCCTGTTGGCTTAATTGGGGATTTGGATTGGTTATAGGAGCACTTTATGCAAAAGAAATAGCAAGAAAAGTTAAGGATGTTGATTATAGACTTTTGATAGCTAGTGCTTATTCTGGATTTTTGGTCTGGCATGGAGGAATTTCAGGTTCAATACCTTTAACTTTGGCCACAAGTACAGCAAATCTTGCTGAAATGACTTCTGGAGCTATTTCTGAAGCTATACCGGTTTCTAATACTATATTTTCACCTTTAAATATATTTATTTCTGTTTCGCTCATTTTAATTCTTCCTTTTATAAATAGAGCTATGCATCCAGATGCTGATAAGGTTGTAAGCGTTGATTCTGATTTATTAAAAGAAAATGAAGAAATTGAAATTAATAATAAAGATATGACACCAGCAGATAAAATTGAAAATAGTAAAATAATTTCTATAATTCTGGGATTATTCGGGATTATTTATATTATTTATCATTTTTATACTAATGGTTTTGATTTGAATCTCAATATAGTTAATTTTATATTTTTAACTGTTGGAATTGTCTTTCATCAAACACCTAAGAGATATATTAATGCTGTTAAAGAAGCTGTAAAAGGAGCTTCAGGAATTATTTTACAATTTCCTTTTTATGCTGGAATAATGGGTATGATGGTTGGAGCCAATAGTGCAGGAGTTAGTCTCGCAGGTTTGATTTCACATTGGTTTGTAAGTATATCTAATCCAACTACATTTCCATTGTTTACTTTTTTGAGTGCCGGTATAGTAAATTTTTTTGTTCCTTCAGGTGGTGGACAATGGGCAGTTCAAGCACCTATTATGATGCCTGCTTCAATTGAGTTAGGAGTTTCAACTGCTAAAACTGGACTAGCAATAGCTTGGGGAGATGCATGGACAAATATGATACAACCATTTTGGGCTTTGCCTGCACTTGGAATAGCTGGACTTGGTGCAAGAGATATAATGGGGTTTTGTATAGTTGATTTACTTTGTTCAGGATTGATAATAACAGTTTCAATGCTTATTTTTTAA
- a CDS encoding ATP-binding cassette domain-containing protein, which translates to MGESIKIDKVYKYYDDFAALKDVNLSFEKDKIYGLIGRNGAGKTTLLKIIANQLLTSKGDIFIGNKSLSKDSSVVENICLARETLGKAFETSNVFKMNVFFELCSKSFKNWDNDYAKYLIKKFRIDEKKYYSKLSKGMKTAVGIIMGLASRAEITLFDEPYVGLDPVAREVFYSELQKDYMEHPRTIIISSHLINELEGMFEKVIFIDNGSIIIDEDLESLREIYWLLQGRESKINKYTDFYKVLNVEKLGSLASYAIKGRLTEEEIFNMKSDDIEVSKISIQKLLYYLTNGGDDDAK; encoded by the coding sequence ATGGGAGAAAGTATAAAAATAGATAAAGTGTATAAGTATTATGATGATTTTGCTGCTTTAAAAGATGTTAATCTTTCATTTGAAAAGGATAAAATATATGGTCTTATTGGAAGAAATGGTGCTGGAAAAACCACTTTACTTAAAATAATAGCTAATCAACTTTTAACGAGTAAAGGAGATATTTTTATAGGAAATAAGAGTTTATCTAAAGATAGTTCTGTTGTCGAAAATATTTGTCTTGCAAGAGAAACTCTTGGAAAAGCGTTTGAAACAAGTAATGTTTTTAAAATGAATGTTTTTTTTGAACTTTGCTCTAAATCTTTTAAGAATTGGGATAATGATTATGCTAAATATTTAATAAAAAAGTTTAGAATAGATGAAAAAAAGTATTATTCTAAATTATCAAAAGGTATGAAAACAGCAGTAGGCATAATTATGGGACTTGCAAGTAGGGCAGAAATTACTTTATTTGATGAACCTTATGTTGGTTTAGATCCAGTTGCGAGGGAAGTTTTTTATTCTGAACTTCAAAAAGATTATATGGAACATCCAAGAACTATAATAATTTCTTCACATCTTATAAATGAGCTTGAGGGTATGTTTGAAAAAGTCATTTTCATAGATAATGGTTCAATAATTATAGATGAGGATTTGGAATCTCTTAGAGAAATTTATTGGTTATTGCAGGGAAGAGAAAGTAAAATTAATAAGTATACAGATTTTTATAAAGTACTTAATGTTGAAAAACTTGGAAGTCTCGCATCTTATGCAATTAAAGGAAGATTGACAGAAGAAGAGATTTTTAATATGAAAAGTGATGATATAGAAGTATCTAAAATAAGTATTCAAAAATTGCTTTATTATTTGACTAATGGTGGTGATGATGATGCAAAATAA
- the bioD gene encoding dethiobiotin synthase, protein MIRIFITSTNTEIGKTYISSLIINKLKLTHKIEYCKPVASGGDEDINYIKTKTNIKTHNFYTFKTPVSPHLASQIEHIKICPKTIKNKISKINTEILLIEGAGGLITPITKNYHIYDLIKETNSKPILITHTNIGSINDTLLSIEFMKKENILPVGIIFNRYSGHFFEKDNINMIKNYTKLPIIGIINENNDKSKKIININKIIKECERK, encoded by the coding sequence ATGATAAGAATATTTATAACTTCAACAAATACAGAAATAGGAAAAACATATATATCATCTTTAATAATAAACAAATTAAAATTAACCCATAAAATAGAATATTGTAAACCTGTTGCAAGCGGTGGAGATGAAGATATAAATTATATAAAAACAAAAACAAACATTAAAACACATAATTTTTATACATTTAAAACCCCCGTTTCACCTCATCTAGCTTCACAAATAGAACATATAAAAATATGTCCAAAAACAATAAAAAATAAAATATCAAAAATAAATACAGAAATACTCTTAATTGAGGGGGCAGGCGGTTTAATAACTCCAATAACAAAAAACTATCATATATATGATTTAATAAAAGAAACAAATTCAAAACCAATATTAATAACTCATACAAATATAGGAAGTATAAATGATACATTGCTAAGCATTGAATTTATGAAAAAAGAAAATATACTCCCAGTTGGAATTATATTTAATAGATACAGTGGCCATTTTTTTGAAAAGGATAATATAAACATGATAAAAAACTATACGAAATTACCAATAATTGGAATTATAAATGAAAATAATGATAAATCAAAAAAAATCATAAATATAAATAAAATCATTAAAGAATGTGAAAGAAAATGA
- a CDS encoding 3-oxoacid CoA-transferase subunit B, whose amino-acid sequence MNRDEIKQFIAKRVAKELKDGDVVNLGIGLPTLVANYVPENIDVTFQSENGFVGLGPKPEEGKEDRDLVNAGGMFVTIKPDGAFFDSAVSFGIIRGGHVDITILGALQVDEKGNLANWMIPGKMVPGMGGAMDLVVGAKKVIVAMEHTNKGNHKILKDCNLPLTAASQVDLIITEMGVIEVSEDGLILKEINEEFTVEEVKEATGAELIISKDLKNMKI is encoded by the coding sequence ATGAATAGAGATGAAATAAAACAATTCATTGCTAAAAGAGTTGCAAAAGAATTAAAAGATGGAGATGTTGTTAATTTAGGTATAGGACTTCCTACCTTAGTTGCAAATTATGTTCCAGAAAATATAGATGTTACTTTTCAATCAGAAAATGGTTTTGTTGGTCTTGGTCCAAAACCAGAAGAAGGTAAAGAAGACAGAGATCTTGTAAATGCTGGTGGTATGTTTGTCACTATAAAACCAGATGGTGCTTTTTTTGATAGTGCCGTTTCTTTTGGAATAATACGTGGTGGACATGTCGATATAACTATTTTGGGTGCTTTACAAGTAGATGAAAAAGGCAATCTTGCGAATTGGATGATTCCAGGTAAAATGGTTCCTGGTATGGGGGGAGCTATGGATTTGGTTGTTGGAGCGAAAAAAGTTATAGTTGCTATGGAACATACCAATAAAGGAAATCATAAAATATTAAAAGATTGTAATCTCCCACTTACTGCAGCTTCACAAGTTGATTTAATAATAACTGAAATGGGAGTTATAGAAGTTTCTGAAGATGGACTTATTTTAAAAGAAATAAATGAAGAATTTACAGTTGAAGAAGTTAAAGAAGCTACTGGGGCTGAATTAATAATATCTAAAGATTTAAAAAATATGAAAATTTAA
- the atoD gene encoding acetate CoA-transferase subunit alpha, with amino-acid sequence MNKLISIEEAIENIKDGSIIMVGGFLGCGTPHKIIDALVKKGVKDLTIIANDTSYIDYGVGKLVFNKQVKKVIASHIGTNKETGRQMNEKEIEVDLVPQGTLAERIRAAGYGLGGILTPTGVGTVIEENKQKIEVNGEIYLLEEPLKADFALIYGHKVDKKGNILYNKSTKNFNPIMATAADTVIVEANELVEIGDLDPNFVMTPGIFVDYIVGGESV; translated from the coding sequence ATGAATAAGCTTATTTCAATTGAAGAAGCTATTGAAAATATTAAAGACGGCTCAATTATTATGGTTGGAGGGTTTTTGGGATGTGGAACTCCTCATAAAATTATTGATGCATTAGTGAAAAAAGGGGTTAAAGATCTCACCATAATTGCAAATGATACCAGTTATATCGATTATGGAGTTGGAAAACTTGTTTTTAACAAGCAAGTAAAAAAAGTAATAGCTTCTCATATAGGTACTAACAAGGAAACTGGAAGACAGATGAATGAAAAAGAAATAGAAGTAGATTTAGTTCCTCAAGGAACTCTTGCTGAAAGAATTAGAGCTGCTGGATATGGTTTGGGTGGAATTTTAACTCCTACCGGTGTTGGAACAGTAATAGAAGAAAATAAACAAAAAATAGAAGTTAATGGAGAAATATATCTTTTGGAAGAACCTTTAAAAGCTGATTTTGCTCTTATTTATGGTCATAAAGTAGATAAAAAAGGAAATATACTTTATAATAAATCCACAAAAAATTTTAATCCTATAATGGCAACAGCTGCGGATACAGTTATCGTAGAAGCCAATGAATTAGTTGAAATAGGAGATTTGGATCCTAATTTTGTTATGACTCCTGGTATTTTTGTTGATTATATTGTTGGGGGTGAAAGTGTATGA
- a CDS encoding ABC transporter ATP-binding protein has protein sequence MVEVNGIYKSFKSKKSKKIEVLKDISFEAKPGEIYGLLGPNGAGKTTSLRCIATLLKPDKGSISVNGYDTLKKSNKVRSIIGLLTSDMKLSGNLSPRELMQFFGELNHLDDSYIKTQIEKLSEYLGMNDFLDKPVQKLSTGMKQKASIAVSILHDPDVIIFDEPTNGLDILASKIVVDFLFDFKKKGKTIILSTHIMSEAEKLCDKIGIIMNGSLVENGTFDDILSKYDEERLEEVFYKLAVERGLLKNV, from the coding sequence ATGGTAGAGGTTAATGGCATTTATAAATCTTTTAAGAGTAAAAAATCTAAAAAGATAGAAGTCTTAAAAGATATTTCTTTTGAAGCCAAACCAGGAGAAATATATGGATTATTAGGACCTAATGGAGCTGGAAAAACTACTTCTTTAAGATGTATTGCTACTTTATTGAAACCAGATAAGGGAAGTATCAGCGTTAATGGTTATGATACTTTAAAAAAATCAAATAAAGTTAGAAGTATTATAGGGTTGTTGACAAGTGATATGAAATTATCCGGCAATCTTTCTCCGAGAGAGCTTATGCAATTTTTTGGTGAACTCAATCATCTTGATGATAGTTATATAAAAACTCAAATTGAAAAACTTTCAGAATATTTAGGGATGAATGATTTTTTAGATAAACCAGTTCAAAAACTTTCAACTGGAATGAAACAAAAAGCTTCTATTGCTGTTAGTATATTACATGATCCAGATGTAATAATATTTGATGAGCCTACTAATGGACTTGATATATTGGCATCTAAAATAGTTGTTGATTTTTTATTTGATTTTAAAAAGAAAGGGAAAACTATTATTTTATCTACTCATATAATGTCAGAAGCAGAAAAACTTTGTGACAAAATTGGAATAATAATGAATGGTTCTTTAGTCGAAAATGGTACTTTTGATGATATATTGAGTAAATATGATGAAGAAAGACTTGAAGAAGTATTTTATAAGTTGGCTGTTGAAAGGGGGCTTTTAAAGAATGTTTAA
- a CDS encoding biotin transporter BioY, with protein sequence MKAKDLCFISIFTVLTSVGAFIKIPTPIVPFTLQYVFVLLSGIILGSKKALLSQTIYLIIGLIGIPIFSQGGGISYVLNPTFGYLIGLFSEKIVIKNSLALFLYSLPGLIIMYLIGIIYFFLIMKYYYANEIIIKTFLIKIIPDFIMDIVLTYLTVLIGINIKRRLKIDKKII encoded by the coding sequence ATGAAAGCAAAAGATTTATGTTTCATATCAATATTCACTGTTTTAACATCGGTTGGTGCTTTTATAAAAATACCAACTCCAATAGTTCCATTTACATTACAATATGTATTCGTTCTATTATCAGGGATTATTCTTGGATCTAAAAAAGCTTTATTATCTCAAACAATTTATTTAATAATTGGACTAATAGGAATTCCCATATTTTCACAAGGTGGTGGAATTTCTTATGTATTAAACCCAACTTTTGGTTATTTAATTGGATTATTTTCAGAAAAAATAGTTATAAAAAATTCTTTAGCTTTATTTTTATATTCCTTACCAGGTCTTATAATAATGTATCTAATAGGTATTATATATTTTTTCTTGATAATGAAATACTATTATGCAAATGAAATAATAATAAAAACATTTCTAATAAAAATAATTCCTGATTTCATAATGGATATAGTATTAACTTATTTAACAGTTCTTATAGGAATAAATATAAAAAGGAGACTTAAAATTGATAAAAAAATTATTTGA
- a CDS encoding GNAT family N-acetyltransferase, translated as MHRFEIQDFELSYISELSKIVEDTWHINNDFGKGFYPKDYLSYCYVKYNYNLSDYSKMILVDGKFAGIIFGRINKNFKFFDYFKGNFKNFFMGLNILLKNKVNFFKLFRFLKKDKKIVFEKKNNEFFDTEVTLFIVDPSFRGLGIGRKLMNDFKNYCKNNNVKYIYLYTDSMCNINFYDKYGFKQIFKRLNSVKIEKKKINYYDYIYIMKP; from the coding sequence ATGCATCGGTTTGAGATCCAAGATTTTGAATTGAGTTATATTTCCGAACTTTCTAAAATTGTGGAAGATACGTGGCATATAAATAATGATTTTGGAAAAGGTTTTTATCCTAAAGATTATTTATCTTATTGTTATGTTAAATATAATTATAATCTTTCGGATTATTCTAAAATGATACTTGTCGATGGAAAATTTGCTGGCATAATTTTTGGTAGAATCAATAAAAATTTTAAATTTTTTGATTATTTTAAAGGAAATTTTAAAAATTTTTTTATGGGTTTAAATATTCTTTTGAAGAATAAAGTTAATTTTTTTAAACTTTTTAGATTTTTAAAAAAGGATAAAAAAATAGTTTTTGAGAAGAAAAATAATGAATTTTTTGATACAGAAGTAACACTTTTTATAGTAGATCCTTCTTTCAGAGGATTGGGAATAGGTAGAAAACTTATGAATGATTTTAAAAATTATTGTAAAAATAATAATGTTAAGTATATTTATCTTTATACAGACTCTATGTGTAATATAAATTTTTATGATAAATATGGATTTAAACAGATTTTTAAGAGGTTGAACAGTGTTAAAATAGAGAAAAAAAAGATCAATTATTATGATTATATTTATATAATGAAACCTTAA
- a CDS encoding GntR family transcriptional regulator, which yields MKLNEDSTKPLFLQIAEMIEDMILEGDFKEEEQVFSTNQLAQTFKINPATARKGFNLLVEDDILYKKRGLGMFVKKGAINMIKSKRKKNFFEEYILKMIKEAEKLSITKEDLIDMIRKYGEDI from the coding sequence ATGAAATTAAATGAAGATTCAACTAAGCCTCTGTTTTTACAAATAGCTGAAATGATAGAAGATATGATTTTGGAGGGAGATTTTAAAGAGGAAGAACAGGTTTTTTCAACGAATCAACTTGCACAAACCTTTAAAATAAATCCCGCTACTGCAAGAAAGGGTTTTAATCTTCTTGTGGAAGATGATATTTTGTATAAAAAAAGAGGATTGGGAATGTTTGTAAAAAAGGGGGCAATAAATATGATAAAAAGTAAACGAAAAAAGAATTTTTTTGAAGAATATATTCTTAAAATGATAAAAGAAGCAGAGAAGTTGAGTATAACTAAAGAAGATCTTATTGATATGATAAGAAAATATGGGGAGGATATATGA